A region of the Armigeres subalbatus isolate Guangzhou_Male unplaced genomic scaffold, GZ_Asu_2 Contig1949, whole genome shotgun sequence genome:
GAGTTGAAACAGGTTGACTCGCAGCACGAAAGACTGATTCTTATGCTGGCACGAGGTGGTCGTGGTCTTCAGAGGATTTACTTTAATCTGAGACCAGTGCCTGGTGAGATTCAACCGGGACCAGCAAAAGTCCCACTTGCACCTCAGGAGACCCCGGAATACGATAACGCTGTCAAACGCTTGAATAACTTTTTCGTTGGAAAGCGTAATGAGCGAGTTGAACTGGAAGTTTTCCGTTCATTGAAACAGTCTACTGAAGAATCcttcaacaacttcattttGAAGCTCCGCACGCAGGCGAACCGATGTGATTTTCGAGAGCGTGAGGAGAAAGAAATACTACAGCAAGTAACGATGGGAGCACGAGATGACAGAGTAAGAGATAAGGGTCTGGAGAATGTAATGAATCTTGATGAACTGACTAACTACGCTGTTAATCGAGAACTCTTGGCAAAACAAAAAGAGAAATCACACCCGTTTAAGGTAGACGCTGAACCGGTTAGTGTATCTGCAGTGAAGCAAGTTTGGGGCAGAAAGTATCAGCCCAGAGAGAGATCTTTTGGAACAACCGTATACAAGAGCGAAAAACCGTGGAATGATGGAAACCGTACTCGATTGGAGTGCGATCGTTGCGGTTCGTGGAAACATCACAAAGATTCACCAAGCTGCATCGCTCGAAACTCGAAATGCAACAATTGCGGGCGTACAGGTCATTTTGCCCGAAAATGCAGAGCAGCACGGAAGAAACAACTCAAATCCCGCAGCACCTGGAGACGTACCGAGGATGAAGCGAACGCGCTACGATATGACTGCGGCGAGATAGAAGCATTGCAACATCGTCCGACGTCGGAGGAATCTTTGAAGGtagaatgattttttattagcatttacatgtttgtttcttttcttttgtcatataaatctttaaatactctcataataaaaatataataataataatagtgcAGAGAAAAGTTACTTTTGAGGGATTGTAGCGTCTCGCACATGttgaagaaaatttaattcACCCACTCACGAGCCCTGAGCAAGAATAATGTGAGGAATCATTTAACATTTTCTCGTTTACTTAGATGAGCCGAAAAAGTGATGGAATTATTACATGCATGATTGATCAACATCCCGTCATTTTTCTTATCGACTCGGGAGCAGCAATCAATACTGTAACTGAGCAGGTTTGGAAAGAGCTCATCAATACAAGTGCAACACTTTTCAAGAAACGATTTCATTGTGATCGAAACATTTTGTCTTATGCTTCTCAAGAACCGCTTCGTGTTCTAACCATTTTTGAAGCATGGATCTCGGTAAACGAATCCAAGCCAAAAAGCTACGCCGAATTTTTCGTCATCGAAGGATCGCAGAAGTCTCTCCTGAGTAAAAGAACAGCAGAAGATTTGAAGGTCTTGAAAGTCGGTCTTGAGGTCCAAAACATTGAGGTGAAATCTGAAGCTTTTCCGAAGTTCCCCAATGTCCAAGTTAAGCTGTCAATTGATGGACGTGTACTTCCACGGAAAATAGCATACTTGAGAGTACCTGCTGCAATGGAGGAAAAGGTGGATCAGAAAATACTAGAGATGCTGAACAGTGATGTAATAGAGCCGGTTGTGGGACCGCCGGAATGGATATCGCCCATGGTTGTGGTGCCTAAGGGGAAAGATGATATTAGACTGTGTATCAACATGAAGTACCCAAATGAAGCGATACAACGTGAACATTATACTCTTCCTATGATCGATACTCTTCTGAATAGGCTTAGAGGATCGACCATTTTCTCGAAACTTGATATCACATCTGCATACTATCACATTGAGCTCCATCCGGAATCTCGGGGAATCACTACTTTTATGACGAGCAGGGGGCTTATGCGATTCAAGCGATTAATGTTTGGAATTAATTGTGCCCCCGAGATTTTCCAGCGGGTAATGTCCGAAATGTTATCTGGAATTCAAGGTGTTGTGGTGTATATCGACGACGTTGTGGTAGCCGGAAGTACCCAAGAGGAGCATGACGCTCGTTTGCGACAAGTGTTAACCGTCCTGAAAAATAATAATGCTACGTTGAATAAAGCCAAATGTTTGATGGGGGTGACTGAGCTTGAGATTCTGGGTTTTCAAAGTTAGCGCAGCGGGTATATCTCCATCAGATGAGAAGATTTCTGCTATCAGAAATTTCAGAAAACCAGAATCTAAAGAAGAAACTCGAAGTTTTTAGGTCTGGTGAACTTTGTCGGGCAGTTTATCCCACACCTGTCAACGAGGTCTGAAGCACTGCGTAAATATATAAGAGGAGAAGTTGAAGTTTTTGGGGTAGATCAGCAAAACGCTTTTGATGATTTGCGAAATGAGCTGTCAAACACTGTTCGCCAACTTGGATTTTTTGACCCGAAGGATAAGACAGAACTCTATGTAGACGCATCACCAGTGGGCCTTGGAGCAGTACTCACACAGCGGAACAGTGAACATATTTCAAGAATCATAAGCTTTGCTTCAAAAGGATTGACAAAAACAGAAAGAGTGTACCCCCAAACTCAGCGCGAAGCGTTGGCGGTCGTATGGGCTGTCGAAAAATTCTACCCTTATCTGTTTGGAACCCAATTTACAATATTCACCGACCACAAATCTCTTGAGTATATCTTCGGAGGAAAGCATCAACAAGGAAAGCGAGCTTGTTCAAGAGCTGAAGGGTGGGCGTTGCGTCTCCAGCCATATGATTTCTGTGTGAAACATATTCCTGGTTCATCAAACATTTCAGATGTGCTCTCCAGGTTAAGCGTACAGGCCAATTCGATATCAGATACACCTTTCGATGAAGCAACGGAACATTACTTGTGTGCAGTTGGTGATGGCCCGGCAGCAATTTCTCTACAGGaaataaaaatggaaactgagCAGGATGAGGTCCTCAAAACAGTGTTGAAAGCAATACATAGTCAAAACTGGCCATCAGACCTTTTCCGGTATCAAGCATTCTCGAAAGAGTTAGGAATAATTGATGGCATTATAGTCAGAGACGAAAGGATTATCTTGCCAACAATTCTAAGACGAAGAGCCCTGATAATAGCCCATCGGGGGCATCCCGGAATAGTCACAATGCGACGTAACCTGCGTGAAAAGGTATGGTGGCCACGCATGGACCAAGATGTTGGAGACTATATTCAAGAGTGTGCTGGATGTGCAGCAGTAAGTGCTCAGGGGCCGCCAGAGCCTATGGTGCGGAAACAAATGCCGGAACGAGCGTGGCAAGAAATTGCAATTGATTTCTTTTCGGCTAAGGAGTGCGCAACATTTCTTGTTACGGTTGATTACTACAGTCGCTTCCTTAGAGTTACGGAAATGAAAGGAACGAACGCAGCGAAGACGATCGAAGCGCTGGAATCATTATTCCATGAGCAGACATACCCAGAATCGATCCGGAGTGATAATGGGCCACCATTTTCAAgcgaggaattttcaaaatactGCAAGGATAAGAACATTCGACTCATTCGTACTATCCCATATTGGCCCCAAATGAATGGGTTAGTAGAGCGCCAAAACCAGGGTATTTTGCGGACTCTGCGAATCGCAAAGGCAATAAATGCAGATTGGCGTAAAGCTGTTCGAGACTATGTTTACGCATACAACACGACCCCTCATTCTGTTACTGGAAAAGCTCCGATGGAATTGATGACCGGTAGACCAGTTAAGGATCTATTGCCGTCGCTTAGAACAGAATCTCATTGGCAGCGAGATGAAGAAACTCGAGAAAACGATGCGATCAAGAAAATGCAGGGAAAAATATATGCGGATCAGCGCAGGCATGCTAAAGCGTCCGATATTGATGTTGGAGATGAAGTTTTACTAAGGAATTACGAAACTGGAAAACTAGAGCCTAAGTTTAAACTGGAAAAGTTCAAAGTTGTCAAGAAAAACGGTAATGACGTGATAGTCACAAATGATGAAGGTGTTATTTACCGTCGACCAGCAACTCATCTTAAGAAATGGTCACCCGGTAAAGAAGCTGGAACCAACACTTCAACTATGAGCCGTAAGTACTACTTTCAtttgattattttaaaaatgttttacgTTACGTTTTTTTTCTTCGACCAAGAACAACGTACAGTTGAAATTCAGTTACTTGCTTGGTTTGACGACGTATTTTGGGTTTGAGAAATGCATTGTTGGATCTTATTTTTCTGTGGTCCTACTCACAGTCATGATTCGGTCTCCCTTAATCGAATCTTTCGACTTTATAACGTTCCTGCACATATCCAATGTTGTAATTGGCCCGCGATTCTTCACAAAAGTCAGttctttaaaattctttaaatttttgctattttaatgctGAATTTTATAACGTAGCGCACAGGTAAATACCGTAAACACTGAATTTTCACTGACTTGCGAGAAAGGATATCTAAATGACAGATGACTTATAAGGGGTTCACTCGTTTAGGTCAACAGTAGATTAAACTAAGAAAACAGGAGTGTACATTTAATTGGTCGAAAATGAATTGCGCATATACACTACACTCAGAAAAAGACCAAACCTGTATTAACATACAAACAAATCATTTCTCATATTGTTAAAGCTAGAGGAAAAAAAGTAATCTATGCAATATTAAATCGTTATACGGCGAGGATACGGAGGTTATACTAATCGAGTATAAACTACACGTAAACGAACGTGGGGTCAACTAGGAGAAATGCAGTTAGCATAGATTATCCTCAGAGTGTATGATAAATTAAAATCGTGTTGTTTGTAGTCCACGCAAGTCGGTTAtcattataataaataaataggttttgaatttattcaaaacaatttatttcaaatatccCAAGAGTTCACTACATTTATTATGCCATATTTTATTATATATCTTGtccttttttttatataaataaataatttcacaGAGCCCACCCAGAACTCGGACGCACCAGAAGGAGACTTAGACGAAACGAGTAGAATGATGTTGGGGAAGGAAGGCAAGTCGGGAGCATTTAAGAGACAGGCCAAAGAACACACCATGCCAAAACGTCCTAAGCGTGAGAAGAAACTACCCGCTAGATTTAGTTCATAGTTTAAAGTTTGGTTGATAGAACCATTTTTATTAGAGTAGAGAAGGGATGTAGAgttgatgaaatataatcatGACCAACCCTATAACAAAATGTCATTGCATAGCCCCTCGCTGCGATATTCAAAAGAGCGAACGTTAAATTAAAAGAAAgagtaaaaagaagaaaatctaGTTTTGGAGGCAGAGTTGTTTGAACTACGGTTGAGAGTGGTCGCGAATAAAGTTGTTCTCTGTGAATAAATTGTATTTTATTACCGCTCCGAAAAGTGTACCAAAAACCTACGTCGGCGAGACTCTACAGAGCtgtggaacaaaagatcaaaggcAGAAAACgtcgaaaaaacaaatttaaaaaaattcaatgcaATCTTCCTGATctaggacaaaatgttgaataatatgttaagaatatattTCTGAACCAAAATCAATAATCTAAAGACGATAGCCTttatttgagaggcatgaaggctttttttccTGGTTTGGAagacttcttttaagaggcttggaagccttttttcaagaggcttgggagcctcctttcacgtAGGcttaggagcctcctttcaaaaggcttgagagtctcctttcaaaatgcttggaagcctctcttcaaagggctcggaagcctccttgcaagaggctcggaagtcactttttaaaaggctcggaagtcacCTTTTAAAAGGGACCCTTGGCAAAAactaatgttttttcaataactccagaacgcaatgaccgatcggatcaattttcaataggaaacaacgcatcgattgcaacttgttgcgagcaaatcggataatgctaagtaccaaaaagtgtggcttttttgtacacatacgcacacacatacagaaatcacttcaattcgtcaaactgagtcgattggtatatggccggggttctgccaaatcgcaccaagcgccatcgACAAATTACACATTTTTCATCCCAAGTTTTCGTTAAGCAGATTCAATTGACCAGAAATCGTGTCGGATATAACCCAGTTAAATTACTGAGGATATCATACAACAAAGTTACGTAtgatttgatacaaaattattcacgttttcgttttatggacaaaatatcgaaacaaaatttaaaaaggaTATAAATAATCGAGTAATGCCAATCTTAGATTCAGTGTAAACtgttttccttatacacatgctctgctaccttagatctaaattcgtagtGTAGTCCCTTatcgttttattttttaacgttaagggattacattacgaatttagatctaaggtagcagagcatgtgtataaggaaaatcacccaattacggcatcaaatattagaaTTTTGAGAAATGTTTCTTccccgtggaaacttgatgtagctgagagtttggaaatctaccgacaggtacaaacagcgctgttgaataaggatcatggaaacggcagctcttggctcttcaagtttctacctaagcaaTAAGGTAAttaactgtataggtaaatagtgtaggcaaataagattagattaggtacctagcgtagtataaatagtgtaagttgcgattgttttctttaagtcgagtcaagtacgagacacttaaGACGACCACAcatgtgtggtcgaaatacgtatctgcaaagatctttagattgaatcctaaagagaatgaacaagtctctcacttatcatctctgtatacatatacgatatgtagcatcccgcgagagactttttttttcgcaagttgtcatgatagagaactgattcgggaggctatgccccatgataaatttcttttagaaagctccaaatgtggggagcactggctctgatgatacatttcaacttgttctacacagctctGCAGTAatcaacacgaaatgagcgaaaacaaagcgagaatcaccatttttctgtgggtgctgcctatccgattctgtttttttgcacttgtatacaagtttgataaatttgttatcatggcttgttatgattcggaaccggaactcgtcttagacggttacattccactaaaaagagatTAAAATATTCTGGAAAGTATATTatagaatgtttaaagattacgtaactctgaaAAGGGGAAGGGGGTCCTAGAAACATGAACATTCacaggaaaaacttttttcttattctatacaaaaaacaaacaacagAGGCAAAAAATAACCGAGGTTTTGCGAGGCGTGAACAAAGgaattattttaaaagaaaGTTCACTAATTACGTACCGGAAAATTTGACCATTTCATCACCCatcacatgcgtactcttgccccacccgttcctgcgtacttttaccccacagcccCAAATTTTATTCAGGTCATGGTTTTGACCTCTTGGACTCTAACTAAGGACATGCTAATATGCTACATGCTACATGCTAATATagtatggaggcccatatacagatgtgctcgacttgcggttagcggcagtttaggtctacatgcgtaaccaaagatcaattggattgtttcaaatacAGTACATGTCCTTACAGTCCTTAAGATTACAGTACATTGTTGCTCGTGTAGACATATGGtacatcacttgtcataagacgagtttgtacaatcttaTTTGATGACAAAGATTCTAAGCTGTGAACTCTTTCTATTCTATATATCAcaaataaacattttcattttttatttgaattgctGCAAcattatagtgatttttaagtcatacctaaagttcatcactaacaTGTACTATATTTAAAACCAGAGCTGTAGAGCTGAAGACCTCAAGGGACATTTTGGATATCCAAGAACCTTTGACATGGAAACATTGTATTCTACACGTCCAAAAAGACATGTATAATACTATAAACAGTTCAACTGATCTTCGGTAACGCGTGTAGATCATGAAGCATAACTcaggggatttcttggatgagcGAGAATCCCTGCCGTTGACTCATTCTGTTCTACACATCCAGAATAGGCATGTACTATATTTAAAACAGTTTGATTCTTATTTaagcgtgtagatcttaaggcccagCTCTGTATATTTCTTGaatgcttagcttagcttgattaactgtacacatagTAGTtactagtcgtgattggccgagaaacaacaaatatgcacagctcaccaaatgAATAGCTTTCCTGGGTTTAGAAAaccattctcactgtacatgattTGGAGTTTCAATAAATTCAGATCAATAACGatgtcggccacgtccttacagtcaactTAGGATTAGGGGAAGAAAATTAGTCCAACACTCATTGccacaagagaccgaggaatcctctgcatttCCTCACTCTCCTCTctctctcactttttatttatttattccgaacgcgcgatcgttctactgTTCGTAACATGAAAAAACGcgcactgattaactttattaccgaccgcactatgcagaacacaatactacATGAAAAAAACGGGCACTCAGCTCCGGGAATGACTGAGAATCTCTTACGATGGCTCATTATTTTCTTCACATTCAAAAAAGAATTTAAACAGTCAGactgatctttagttacgcatgaagatcttaaggccttactccggatatttcttaaaTGATCGAAAACCTCTTACGTAAGGCTTTAAACAGTTTGATTGATCTTTTATTACGCGTATAGATTTTAAGGCcaaactccagagatttctttgaAGACTAAGAACCATTCGTTTCTACaaatccaaaagggcatgtggGCATGGAGCATGAGAATCTCTTACGTTGGCTCATTATTTTCTTCACATTCGAAACGACAAGTAGCAAATTTAAAAGAGTTCGATTGGTCTTTAGCTACGTGGGTAGATCTCAAAGCCAAAATACGGGTATTTTTTCAATTAGCGAGAATGTCTTACGTTGGCTCATTATTTTCTACACATTCAAAAGAACACGTACCATaattaaaacagtccgattgatctttagttacgcgtgtagaccttgaagcctacccaggtaaccattaagcactttaataagCCTTATATAAACCATATAACAACATTTCAGTGCCTATAAGCTGTATATATGATTTTCAAGTGCTAATTAGCCGTATAAACTTCAAGCATCAAAAGAAGCCGTATATCGGTATATAACGCTTTGATATAAGCCCTGTGGATTCAAGCCGAATAAGGGAATTATTATTACCAATTTAGAGCTACTATCTATGACATTTTGGTAGAATCAATAACAATCACACCTAGAATTTTATAACCTGTCTCTTTTACTCGCATtagaaacatgttttttgtaaATCATTCGTGTATGCTTTCCAATATTGTTACAATGATAAATGATAATCTGCAGCCAAATCTGCATCATATTGTATTGAAAATgccagaaattttttttcgtgagcTGTGAATTTATTCTACGGCAATATTTGTTAATCTTATTTTCTAAATGGGTTTCTTAAATACAAACAAATCCGTCTATAAATAATAACAGATTGTATTATTTTCCTCGTCATTTTCAATGCTTTCTCGCCTTGATACAGAGGCAGATGGAATCCTTTTGCCTTTTTTCCCTTTCAAACAATACATCCATGCAGATCCCTGTTGGATCAGATGGTAAAGATGCTAAACAAAAAGCATTAAACACAGCTCCAAGCATTCAAGCCTGGAATTAAATTGatttagcaaaaaaattgaatcccCATTCCCCAATAggaaaaaaagagaaagaacgcattagaatgtaaacaagtattttccatttctttttttttttttcgttccgttccaactcgtctaaaaattttgacattttggcaTAGGCGTGGAAAAATAGGTAGGGGCAAGCACTATCAGCCAAATAATTCGCCAAAAGCAGCTTTTGAGCAGCACTAAAGAATATTTTGTAAGTCTTATTAGCACTGTTGACAGGGTTTTATTGCGACTATAGAGtcgaaataaagtcgatttTAACGgcttaatggttacttgggtaacttcaaggatttcttggatgactgagAACCTCTGATGTTGActtatttggttttggtttggttggttttagatacccccctcccccagcgtCTGAGCAGCGAAATTGATTAGCCAgataaaaagatattttagttacaagataaagattgtcgcttcggtaccctttgttctgctgtccgaaccATGTGTGGTAcgtaactgtcaaatcgtatgtatttttccttagttgacatttagatcccctatctttgccagcaaaagatgttccggacagcaacgACAGCTACAatgtttatctggtaactacAATATCTTTTGGCTAATACTGCCCTTATCAAGCAAAGCAtccattagggtctcgccgacatttctcaccaacacgaacgcaggttcgtggttgcaaacaatcccatttgattttgccgtgacagctgctcgtggttgcaaacaaaccgagtaatggaacgtacacacggtcaagcagtttgaccaacattgactccacctctcgtttattcaaacatccaccaagttttaccaacagcggcacgaacaatcaatttattcgaccaacaatatcacacacgaacgaccgaagcgccgactggagcaccaaccatcaaaaaatatatgagggtttgtgcaacttcactacaaatgctcaaacatgttcggctaaccttgactccacccccggcagctcaaaccaaaatcaaaccgttttaattttttccaaccaagccgccaactgtcaaatggttgttcgaacaacttcacacacgttcaaacaaagcagcaaccgaagcgttttcttgggggcggagtcaatgttcgtccaactgcttgactggtgtgtacgttgcataaaagtgtgagtgaagcgtgcgtgtacgtacacgatcgctgaaagcctaattggCAGATCCCATAGTTAAACTAAAGCAAAGAAAATTATAATTAATTCGGATTGTGTTGTGGAAGTGGAAAAGTGGAAAATATTGATTGCAGTTtcgatattttgatttttttttcatatgaaacTTCCGAACCTCAATTTTGCGTTCgtcacggaagaaaaaaagtacccaaaattgagtacttttaaacttacttttgagttattttttctcttcgctttcatccactctttcttttgttgtcaaaaacaaaagagccaaacaatccaacgacgccagttcaatacgggaagccaatgttgagttttattacctgaggtcgaaattgagtgaattaaacttaaatttgggtcaataaattttccgttgggtacttttttaacatgggagtaaaggcaaactacttcgaccctacttactcaattttggct
Encoded here:
- the LOC134203545 gene encoding uncharacterized protein LOC134203545 isoform X3; its protein translation is MHRISAEWEEWLRAFELLLELKQVDSQHERLILMLARGGRGLQRIYFNLRPVPGEIQPGPAKVPLAPQETPEYDNAVKRLNNFFVGKRNERVELEVFRSLKQSTEESFNNFILKLRTQANRCDFREREEKEILQQVTMGARDDRVRDKGLENVMNLDELTNYAVNRELLAKQKEKSHPFKVDAEPVSVSAVKQVWGRKYQPRERSFGTTVYKSEKPWNDGNRTRLECDRCGSWKHHKDSPSCIARNSKCNNCGRTGHFARKCRAARKKQLKSRSTWRRTEDEANALRYDCGEIEALQHRPTSEESLKSPPRTRTHQKET
- the LOC134203545 gene encoding uncharacterized protein K02A2.6-like isoform X2, with protein sequence METEQDEVLKTVLKAIHSQNWPSDLFRYQAFSKELGIIDGIIVRDERIILPTILRRRALIIAHRGHPGIVTMRRNLREKVWWPRMDQDVGDYIQECAGCAAVSAQGPPEPMVRKQMPERAWQEIAIDFFSAKECATFLVTVDYYSRFLRVTEMKGTNAAKTIEALESLFHEQTYPESIRSDNGPPFSSEEFSKYCKDKNIRLIRTIPYWPQMNGLVERQNQGILRTLRIAKAINADWRKAVRDYVYAYNTTPHSVTGKAPMELMTGRPVKDLLPSLRTESHWQRDEETRENDAIKKMQGKIYADQRRHAKASDIDVGDEVLLRNYETGKLEPKFKLEKFKVVKKNGNDVIVTNDEGVIYRRPATHLKKWSPGKEAGTNTSTMSQQRTVEIQLLAWFDDVFWV
- the LOC134203545 gene encoding uncharacterized protein K02A2.6-like isoform X1, with product METEQDEVLKTVLKAIHSQNWPSDLFRYQAFSKELGIIDGIIVRDERIILPTILRRRALIIAHRGHPGIVTMRRNLREKVWWPRMDQDVGDYIQECAGCAAVSAQGPPEPMVRKQMPERAWQEIAIDFFSAKECATFLVTVDYYSRFLRVTEMKGTNAAKTIEALESLFHEQTYPESIRSDNGPPFSSEEFSKYCKDKNIRLIRTIPYWPQMNGLVERQNQGILRTLRIAKAINADWRKAVRDYVYAYNTTPHSVTGKAPMELMTGRPVKDLLPSLRTESHWQRDEETRENDAIKKMQGKIYADQRRHAKASDIDVGDEVLLRNYETGKLEPKFKLEKFKVVKKNGNDVIVTNDEGVIYRRPATHLKKWSPGKEAGTNTSTMSQPTQNSDAPEGDLDETSRMMLGKEGKSGAFKRQAKEHTMPKRPKREKKLPARFSS